From a region of the Mycolicibacterium sp. MU0050 genome:
- a CDS encoding TauD/TfdA family dioxygenase produces the protein MSLLTINKLTSSVGAEVVGVDPDRLATDGGLGAAVLDALEDNGVLVFHDLNLSPEAQVAFAERLGQIDRSADGHHPVSGIYPITLDKSKNSAAEYLKATFDWHIDGCTPMGDECPQKATVLSAVQVAATGGETEFANSYAAYETLSDAEQKHYATLRVVHSLEASQRRVYPNPTEDQLSRWKSRATHEHPLVWTHRSGRKSLVLGASADYIVGMDLAEGRALLDELLAHATAPGRVYSHQWSVGDTVIWDNQGVLHRAAPYEPNSPREMLRTTVLGDEPIQ, from the coding sequence ATGAGCCTGCTGACCATCAACAAACTGACTTCCTCTGTCGGCGCCGAGGTGGTGGGCGTCGACCCCGACCGGCTCGCGACCGATGGCGGCCTGGGCGCCGCGGTCCTCGATGCCCTGGAGGACAACGGAGTTCTGGTGTTTCACGACCTGAACCTCAGCCCCGAGGCGCAGGTCGCGTTCGCCGAGCGGCTGGGCCAGATCGACCGGTCCGCCGACGGGCACCACCCGGTCTCGGGCATCTACCCGATCACCCTGGACAAGTCGAAGAACAGCGCGGCCGAGTACCTCAAGGCCACGTTCGACTGGCACATCGACGGCTGCACCCCGATGGGCGACGAGTGCCCGCAGAAGGCCACCGTGCTGTCGGCCGTGCAGGTCGCCGCAACGGGCGGGGAGACCGAGTTCGCCAACTCCTACGCGGCGTACGAGACTCTGAGCGACGCCGAGCAGAAGCACTACGCAACGCTCCGGGTGGTGCATTCCCTGGAGGCCTCGCAGCGGCGGGTGTACCCGAACCCCACCGAGGACCAACTGTCCCGCTGGAAAAGTCGCGCCACCCACGAGCATCCCTTGGTGTGGACGCACCGCAGCGGCCGAAAGTCGTTGGTGCTGGGCGCGTCGGCGGACTACATCGTCGGCATGGACCTCGCCGAGGGCCGCGCGCTGCTCGACGAGTTGCTGGCGCATGCCACCGCGCCGGGCCGGGTGTACAGCCACCAGTGGTCGGTCGGCGACACCGTCATCTGGGACAACCAGGGGGTTCTGCACCGCGCGGCACCCTACGAGCCCAACTCGCCCCGGGAGATGTTGCGCACCACCGTGCTGGGCGACGAGCCCATCCAGTGA
- a CDS encoding aldehyde dehydrogenase, translating to MSQGRDGVITVISPHTEQPIAEVPAATAAEVQAAVAAARQAIDDGPWPRLDPAERIAALRRLAARYAERGGELAELISRQIGAPISFAQRAQVGLPTMMMGAFCDIAESFAWQENRPGFFGAEVQVRKEAVGVVAAVVPWNMPQFLIITKLVPALLAGCAVIVKPAPESPLDALLLKEMLDELDLPSGVVSVLPGGTEVGAALVGHPGVDKVSFTGSTAAGKAVAAACAANLTTVSLELGGKSAAVVLDDADPAAVAAAVRSASLSNSGQICNALTRILVPQHRQSDFVDALAAELSTIAVGDPADPATQMGPLVTARQQQRVRDYIHSGVSEGARLVTGGAEQPDGLDTGWYVRPTLFADANNAMRIAREEIFGPVLTVIGYGDQADAVAIANDSDYGLAGSVFTADTERGLAVAAQVRTGTFGVNQGYTMDPVAPFGGVKDSGYGRELGREGLDGYLQTKSVAVAAG from the coding sequence ATGAGCCAGGGCCGCGACGGCGTCATCACGGTGATCTCACCGCACACCGAACAACCCATCGCCGAGGTCCCGGCCGCCACCGCCGCCGAGGTCCAGGCCGCGGTCGCGGCCGCGCGCCAGGCCATCGACGACGGCCCGTGGCCGCGGCTGGACCCGGCCGAACGCATTGCCGCGCTGCGCCGGCTGGCCGCCCGCTACGCCGAGCGCGGCGGCGAGTTGGCCGAACTGATCAGCCGGCAGATCGGCGCGCCGATCAGCTTCGCGCAGCGCGCCCAGGTCGGCCTGCCGACCATGATGATGGGCGCCTTCTGCGACATCGCCGAATCCTTTGCGTGGCAGGAGAATCGGCCCGGATTCTTCGGCGCCGAGGTGCAGGTCCGCAAGGAAGCCGTCGGCGTGGTCGCGGCGGTGGTGCCGTGGAACATGCCCCAGTTCCTCATCATCACCAAGTTGGTCCCGGCGCTGCTGGCCGGGTGCGCGGTCATCGTGAAGCCGGCCCCCGAGTCGCCGCTGGATGCGCTGTTGCTCAAGGAGATGCTCGACGAACTCGACCTGCCGTCCGGCGTGGTGAGCGTCCTGCCGGGCGGTACCGAGGTGGGCGCGGCGCTGGTCGGACACCCCGGCGTCGACAAGGTGTCGTTCACCGGATCGACCGCCGCGGGCAAGGCGGTGGCCGCGGCGTGCGCCGCCAACCTGACCACGGTGAGCCTGGAACTCGGCGGCAAGTCAGCCGCGGTGGTGCTCGACGACGCGGACCCGGCCGCCGTCGCCGCCGCGGTGCGTTCGGCAAGCCTGTCCAACAGCGGGCAGATCTGTAATGCGTTGACGCGCATCCTGGTTCCGCAGCACCGGCAGAGCGACTTCGTCGACGCCCTGGCCGCGGAACTGTCCACCATCGCGGTGGGCGACCCGGCCGACCCGGCCACCCAGATGGGTCCGTTGGTGACGGCCCGGCAGCAGCAACGCGTGCGCGACTACATCCATTCGGGGGTCAGCGAGGGCGCCCGACTGGTGACCGGCGGCGCCGAGCAGCCCGACGGGCTGGACACCGGCTGGTACGTGCGCCCGACCCTGTTCGCCGACGCCAACAACGCCATGCGGATCGCCCGGGAGGAGATCTTCGGCCCCGTCTTGACCGTCATCGGTTACGGAGATCAGGCCGACGCCGTGGCCATTGCCAACGACTCGGATTATGGCCTGGCGGGGTCGGTCTTCACCGCCGACACCGAGCGTGGGCTTGCCGTGGCCGCACAGGTCCGCACCGGAACCTTCGGCGTGAACCAGGGCTACACCATGGATCCCGTCGCCCCCTTCGGCGGCGTCAAGGACAGCGGTTATGGCCGCGAGCTCGGTCGGGAGGGACTCGACGGCTACCTGCAGACCAAGTCGGTGGCGGTGGCGGCCGGCTGA
- a CDS encoding ribbon-helix-helix domain-containing protein, protein MRTTIRIDEDLYREIKARAARSGRTVAAVLQDAVRRGLAADTRPQAGPYRVEPFGQGGLRPGVDLSSSAELAELQDEDVDLNALR, encoded by the coding sequence GTGCGCACGACCATCCGGATCGACGAAGACCTCTACCGGGAGATCAAGGCGCGCGCCGCCCGATCGGGCCGCACCGTAGCCGCCGTGCTTCAGGACGCCGTTCGGCGAGGCCTCGCCGCCGACACCCGGCCGCAAGCCGGCCCCTACCGCGTCGAACCGTTCGGCCAAGGCGGCCTGCGGCCCGGCGTCGACCTGTCCTCCAGCGCGGAACTCGCCGAACTCCAGGATGAGGACGTGGACTTGAATGCGCTGCGTTGA
- a CDS encoding type II toxin-antitoxin system VapC family toxin: MRCVDVNVLVYAHRADLPEHDEYRAVLERFANDEEPLGLAEAVLSGFVRVVTNRRIFTVPSTPERAWAAVDALLAAPAAMHLRAGERHWSTFRQLCGDIDARGNDIPDAYLAAYAVENSALWLSADRGFARFQRLRWRHPLEV; this comes from the coding sequence ATGCGCTGCGTTGACGTCAACGTGCTGGTGTACGCGCATCGCGCCGATCTCCCGGAACACGACGAATACCGCGCCGTCCTCGAACGTTTCGCCAACGACGAAGAGCCCCTGGGTCTGGCAGAGGCGGTACTCAGCGGTTTCGTTCGGGTCGTGACGAATCGCCGGATCTTCACCGTGCCCAGTACGCCCGAACGGGCCTGGGCAGCGGTCGATGCACTTCTGGCCGCACCCGCCGCTATGCACCTGCGGGCCGGCGAACGGCATTGGAGCACTTTCCGTCAGCTATGCGGTGACATCGATGCCCGCGGCAACGACATCCCCGACGCGTACCTGGCCGCCTACGCAGTGGAAAACAGCGCACTGTGGCTCAGTGCCGACCGGGGTTTCGCGCGCTTCCAACGGCTGCGCTGGCGCCACCCCCTGGAGGTTTAG
- a CDS encoding helix-turn-helix transcriptional regulator, with product MSTGSGLLRPRDTDVVRAELRRLATDGGIPVLFGGEVRGGALVLSEFVGTRTGLLRGVVVRPSTGLGGASMVAGRPLSVADYRNASNITHDYDVPVLSEGIESILAVPVVVDATPRAMLYGAYRSRAPMGGRAVDLMLDAGRRVADELRIRDEVDRRLRLRQAEAAGTASPEAVREVHAELRRLAAGVDPDTGAQLRRLAERLAGAEQPTAVTLTPRERDVLAQIALGCTNAEAAKRLSLQTETVKSYLRSAATKLGAGTRFEAVSRARLLGLLP from the coding sequence ATGTCCACCGGTTCGGGGCTGCTGCGTCCCCGCGATACCGACGTGGTGCGCGCCGAGCTGCGTCGACTCGCGACCGACGGCGGCATCCCGGTGCTGTTCGGCGGTGAGGTGCGGGGCGGCGCGCTGGTTCTCAGCGAGTTTGTCGGAACCCGAACAGGGTTGTTGCGCGGCGTGGTGGTGCGGCCCAGCACGGGTCTTGGTGGGGCCAGCATGGTCGCGGGCCGACCGCTTTCGGTCGCCGACTATCGCAACGCCTCGAACATCACCCACGACTACGACGTCCCGGTGTTGTCCGAGGGCATCGAGTCGATCCTCGCGGTGCCCGTGGTCGTCGACGCGACCCCGCGGGCGATGCTCTACGGCGCCTACCGGTCGAGGGCACCGATGGGTGGCCGGGCCGTGGACCTGATGCTCGATGCCGGACGCAGAGTGGCCGACGAGCTACGGATCCGCGACGAGGTGGACCGGCGGTTGCGGTTGCGCCAGGCCGAGGCGGCCGGCACCGCGAGTCCGGAGGCCGTCCGGGAGGTGCACGCTGAACTGCGGCGGCTGGCCGCCGGGGTGGATCCGGACACTGGCGCGCAGCTGCGTCGGCTGGCGGAGCGGCTCGCCGGTGCCGAACAGCCGACCGCGGTGACGCTAACTCCCCGGGAGCGCGATGTGCTGGCCCAGATCGCGCTCGGCTGCACCAATGCCGAGGCGGCCAAACGTCTTTCGCTGCAGACCGAGACGGTCAAGAGTTATCTGCGTAGCGCCGCAACCAAACTCGGCGCGGGCACGCGGTTCGAGGCGGTGTCACGGGCGCGGTTGCTCGGCCTGCTGCCTTAG
- a CDS encoding AMP-binding protein produces MTTNADLYRSARDQLVAAINDYDKALETFAWPQLEGTFNWATDWFDAIGRDPATAERPALWIVEHDGSEHQVTFAEMAQRSDLVATWLQQQGVAKGDRVILMLGNQVELWEAMLGVAKLGAVIMPTTAALGPADLADRISRGGARFVIANAADAPKFESVAGDYGRIAVGDEVPGWLRYADAYDVVDAGPFTACTAVTDPMLIYFTSGTTSRPKLVEHSQISYPVGHLTTMAWIGVRPGDVHLAISSPGWAKHAWSCFFAPWIAEATIFVYNYPRFDAADLLHQLRRARVNTFCAPPTVWRMLIQADLGARPEGLREVLGAGEPLNPDVITQVENAWGLTIRDGFGQTETTLQVGNTPGQPIKAGSMGRPMPGVPVVLVDPVSGQPSETEGEICLDLSAAPLNLMTGYVDDPERNAAVTAGGYYHTGDVASRDADGYITYIGRTDDVFKSSDYKVSPFELESVLIEHPAVVEAAVVPQPDDTRLCVPKAYVALADGWSADAGTAQAIMEYARDNLAPYLKVRRVEFFDLPKTISGKIRRVELRQREDEAHRQGAPIDTEFRYEDLVQ; encoded by the coding sequence ATGACAACCAATGCCGATCTGTATCGCAGCGCCCGCGATCAGCTGGTCGCCGCGATCAACGACTACGACAAGGCACTCGAGACCTTCGCCTGGCCGCAGCTCGAGGGCACGTTCAACTGGGCCACCGACTGGTTCGACGCCATCGGTCGCGACCCGGCCACCGCCGAGCGGCCGGCGCTGTGGATCGTCGAACACGACGGCAGCGAGCATCAGGTCACCTTCGCGGAGATGGCCCAGCGCTCGGATCTGGTCGCCACCTGGCTGCAGCAGCAGGGGGTGGCCAAGGGCGACCGCGTCATCCTGATGCTCGGCAACCAGGTCGAACTCTGGGAGGCGATGCTCGGGGTTGCCAAACTGGGAGCCGTCATCATGCCGACCACCGCGGCCCTGGGTCCGGCCGACCTCGCCGACCGGATCAGCCGCGGCGGCGCCCGATTCGTGATCGCCAACGCGGCCGACGCCCCGAAATTCGAGTCCGTCGCCGGCGACTACGGCCGGATCGCCGTCGGCGATGAAGTCCCGGGGTGGCTGCGCTACGCCGACGCGTACGACGTGGTCGACGCCGGCCCATTCACGGCGTGCACCGCCGTGACGGACCCGATGCTGATCTACTTCACCTCGGGCACCACCAGCCGCCCCAAGCTTGTCGAGCACTCCCAGATCTCGTATCCGGTCGGCCACCTGACCACCATGGCCTGGATCGGCGTCCGGCCCGGCGACGTCCACCTGGCGATCAGCTCCCCGGGGTGGGCCAAACACGCGTGGAGCTGCTTCTTCGCGCCGTGGATCGCCGAGGCGACGATCTTCGTCTACAACTATCCGCGTTTCGACGCCGCGGATCTGCTGCACCAGCTCCGGCGCGCTCGGGTGAACACCTTTTGTGCCCCACCGACGGTGTGGCGCATGCTGATTCAGGCCGACCTCGGCGCCCGGCCGGAGGGCCTGCGTGAGGTGCTGGGCGCCGGCGAGCCGCTCAACCCCGACGTCATCACCCAGGTCGAGAACGCCTGGGGCCTGACCATCCGCGACGGGTTCGGACAGACCGAGACCACGCTGCAGGTCGGCAACACCCCGGGCCAGCCGATCAAGGCGGGGTCGATGGGCCGGCCGATGCCGGGGGTCCCGGTGGTGCTCGTCGACCCGGTGTCCGGCCAGCCGTCGGAGACCGAAGGCGAGATCTGCCTGGACCTGAGCGCCGCACCGCTGAATCTGATGACCGGTTACGTCGACGACCCCGAGCGCAACGCCGCCGTCACCGCGGGCGGTTACTACCACACCGGGGATGTCGCCAGCCGCGACGCCGACGGCTACATCACCTACATCGGCCGCACCGACGACGTGTTCAAGTCCTCGGACTACAAGGTGTCGCCGTTCGAGCTGGAAAGCGTGCTCATCGAGCATCCCGCAGTGGTCGAGGCCGCCGTGGTCCCGCAGCCCGACGACACCCGGCTGTGCGTGCCCAAGGCGTATGTGGCGTTGGCCGACGGCTGGAGCGCCGATGCGGGCACCGCCCAGGCCATCATGGAGTACGCCCGCGACAACCTGGCGCCCTACCTCAAGGTCCGGCGGGTCGAGTTCTTCGACCTCCCCAAGACCATCTCGGGCAAGATCCGCCGGGTCGAGCTACGCCAGCGCGAAGACGAGGCGCATCGGCAGGGCGCGCCGATCGACACCGAGTTCCGCTACGAGGACTTGGTCCAGTAG
- a CDS encoding protein adenylyltransferase SelO yields the protein MSAAPANPVVLGSWFARDLAELAVTWQAEPPPDPKLLILNAPLAADLGLDPDWLRSPDGVGLLTGTVLLDGAAPVAQGYAGHQFGGFVPRLGDGRALLLGELTDTAGRVRDLHLKGSGRTPFARGGDGLAAVGPMLREYLISEAMHALGVPTTRALAVVATGRPVHRDTALPGAVLARVAASHLRVGSFQYAATGGDPALLRRLADHAIARHAPAAAEADNPYLALFEATVDVQAALIAQWMLVGFIHGVMNTDNMTISGETIDYGPCAFMDGYHPGTVFSSIDVGGRYAYGNQPGVAMWNLARFAETLLPLFAEDTEEAIGIATAALEGFRTRYEAAWTAGMRAKLGLPAEAGDEETGPLIEDLLTQLSQSQVDFTSFFRALADAARGDREPARGLFLDLAAFDAWLVRWLALNPDAVAMDRVNPIYIPRNHLVEQALAAATDGDLEPFERLLAAVTDPYVERAGLERYAEPAPDSFGPYQTFCGT from the coding sequence ATGAGCGCCGCACCAGCGAATCCCGTCGTCTTGGGCAGCTGGTTTGCACGCGACCTGGCCGAACTGGCCGTCACGTGGCAGGCCGAGCCCCCGCCGGACCCGAAACTACTGATCCTCAACGCGCCCCTGGCCGCCGACCTGGGGCTCGACCCGGACTGGCTGCGCAGTCCCGACGGCGTTGGCCTGCTGACCGGCACGGTGCTGCTCGACGGGGCCGCCCCGGTCGCCCAGGGGTACGCCGGTCATCAGTTCGGCGGCTTCGTCCCGCGCCTCGGCGACGGCCGGGCGTTGCTGCTCGGCGAGCTCACCGACACCGCGGGCAGGGTGCGCGACCTGCACCTCAAGGGTTCTGGGCGCACGCCGTTCGCCCGCGGCGGCGACGGCTTGGCCGCGGTCGGTCCGATGCTGCGTGAGTACCTGATCAGCGAGGCGATGCACGCGCTGGGCGTGCCGACGACGCGCGCCCTGGCGGTGGTGGCCACCGGGCGGCCCGTGCACCGCGACACCGCCCTGCCCGGAGCGGTGCTCGCCCGGGTGGCCGCCAGCCACCTGCGGGTCGGCAGTTTCCAGTACGCCGCCACCGGCGGCGACCCGGCCCTGCTGCGCCGGCTGGCCGACCACGCCATCGCCCGGCACGCGCCCGCCGCCGCGGAGGCCGACAACCCGTACCTGGCGCTGTTCGAGGCGACGGTGGACGTGCAGGCCGCCCTGATCGCCCAATGGATGCTGGTCGGCTTCATCCACGGCGTGATGAACACCGACAACATGACCATCTCCGGTGAGACCATCGACTACGGGCCGTGCGCGTTCATGGACGGCTACCACCCCGGCACGGTCTTCAGCTCGATCGACGTCGGTGGCCGCTACGCCTACGGCAATCAGCCCGGCGTGGCGATGTGGAATCTGGCCCGCTTCGCCGAGACCCTGTTGCCGCTGTTCGCCGAGGACACCGAGGAGGCGATCGGCATCGCCACCGCGGCGCTCGAGGGCTTTCGCACCCGGTACGAGGCCGCCTGGACCGCCGGTATGCGCGCCAAATTGGGGCTGCCCGCCGAGGCCGGCGACGAGGAGACGGGCCCGCTCATCGAGGACCTGCTCACGCAGCTGTCCCAGAGCCAGGTCGACTTCACCTCGTTCTTCCGTGCGCTCGCCGACGCGGCCCGCGGTGATCGGGAGCCCGCCCGGGGACTGTTCCTCGACCTCGCTGCGTTCGACGCCTGGTTGGTGCGCTGGCTCGCGCTGAATCCCGATGCGGTGGCGATGGATCGGGTCAATCCGATCTACATTCCCCGCAATCACCTCGTCGAGCAGGCGCTGGCCGCGGCGACCGACGGCGACCTCGAGCCCTTCGAGCGGTTGCTCGCGGCGGTCACCGACCCCTACGTCGAGCGGGCCGGCCTGGAGCGTTACGCCGAACCGGCGCCGGACTCCTTCGGCCCGTATCAAACCTTCTGCGGGACGTGA
- a CDS encoding VOC family protein: MNLPLFEQPWPDGDFRFFQLGFVVDDLLDAAARWARAFGIGPFHILPRAQNTCRYRGADAVIDLQVGVAQAGPVQIELIQNHTTGPSVFADMAAITGRSGFHQAATLTADYEAKVAQFVGQGYDIACELTAPGQRIAFVDTVEDFGFFTEVVEETPSFRANLARIAATCAAWDGADPIRILGRRK; this comes from the coding sequence GTGAACCTCCCGCTGTTCGAACAGCCTTGGCCCGACGGCGATTTCCGGTTCTTCCAGCTGGGTTTCGTGGTCGATGACCTGCTGGACGCGGCCGCGCGATGGGCGCGGGCGTTCGGGATCGGGCCTTTCCACATCCTGCCGCGCGCGCAGAACACCTGCCGCTACCGCGGCGCCGACGCCGTGATCGACCTGCAGGTCGGGGTGGCGCAGGCCGGTCCGGTGCAGATCGAACTCATCCAGAACCACACCACCGGCCCCAGCGTTTTCGCCGACATGGCCGCGATCACCGGCCGCAGCGGGTTCCACCAGGCCGCGACGCTGACCGCCGATTACGAGGCCAAGGTGGCCCAATTCGTCGGCCAGGGCTACGACATCGCCTGCGAACTCACCGCGCCGGGCCAGCGCATCGCGTTCGTGGACACCGTCGAGGACTTCGGCTTCTTCACCGAAGTGGTCGAGGAAACGCCCAGTTTCCGGGCCAACCTGGCGAGGATCGCGGCGACGTGCGCGGCCTGGGATGGCGCCGATCCGATCCGGATCCTCGGTCGCCGCAAGTGA
- a CDS encoding acyl-CoA thioesterase, with protein sequence MSHTAAVTDTDTFTGALLGSGSALESRVLEVLGDIESALRLERIGPDRFRAGSEADRFGSIFGGQLLAQAHLAAAATVEGQTLNSLHAYFTRPGALDEPVEIVVSRTRDGRALSTRHVELVQSRGTVLTAVASFHDNPDAPEQPAAPPQAPAPLELPLLQHWASRAPAEAQDMAQTWIEVPPPLEMRIGEAPNFLGGQPARGPRAHWMRLPRSVGDDPALHHAMITYASDYLLVDMAFREYPEPIDWTQNIGVSLDHAIWLHRPARFDQWHLYTQESVTMRGHRALVRGSIVDAAGALVASVAQEVMIRPHPAPSR encoded by the coding sequence GTGAGCCACACCGCAGCGGTCACCGACACCGACACCTTCACCGGTGCCCTGCTCGGCAGCGGATCTGCCCTGGAAAGCCGCGTGCTGGAGGTCCTCGGGGACATCGAGAGCGCGTTGCGGCTCGAGCGCATCGGCCCGGACCGGTTCCGGGCGGGCAGCGAGGCCGACCGGTTCGGGTCCATCTTCGGTGGCCAGTTGCTCGCGCAGGCCCACCTCGCCGCGGCCGCCACGGTCGAGGGGCAGACGCTGAACTCACTGCACGCGTACTTCACCCGCCCGGGAGCCTTGGACGAGCCGGTCGAGATCGTCGTGTCCCGCACCCGTGACGGTAGGGCGCTCTCCACGCGGCATGTCGAACTGGTGCAGAGCCGCGGCACCGTGTTGACCGCGGTGGCCTCCTTCCACGACAACCCGGACGCGCCCGAGCAGCCGGCCGCCCCACCGCAGGCCCCCGCCCCGCTCGAGTTGCCGCTGTTGCAGCACTGGGCGAGCAGAGCCCCGGCCGAGGCGCAGGACATGGCGCAGACGTGGATCGAGGTGCCGCCGCCGCTGGAGATGCGCATCGGGGAGGCCCCCAACTTCCTCGGCGGCCAACCGGCCCGGGGGCCGCGGGCGCACTGGATGCGCCTGCCGCGAAGCGTCGGGGACGACCCGGCGCTGCATCACGCGATGATCACCTACGCCAGTGATTACCTGTTGGTGGACATGGCATTTCGGGAGTACCCCGAGCCGATCGACTGGACGCAGAACATCGGTGTGAGCCTGGACCACGCCATCTGGTTGCATCGACCGGCCCGCTTCGACCAGTGGCACCTCTACACCCAGGAGTCGGTGACGATGCGCGGCCACCGGGCGCTGGTCCGCGGCAGCATCGTCGATGCGGCCGGCGCGCTGGTGGCCAGCGTCGCCCAGGAGGTCATGATCCGGCCGCATCCCGCCCCGTCCCGGTGA
- a CDS encoding PH domain-containing protein has translation MIDFQNGLFVKLGPADPKPVAGELAPILVDDEHVHLSFKGMRDAVVFTNKRLIVINVQGFSGKKRDYSSLPYSRIQAWSIETAGRFDLDAELELWFSGLGKVRLDFKGHVDIRTIGKLIGDYVL, from the coding sequence ATGATCGACTTCCAGAACGGCCTCTTCGTCAAACTTGGACCAGCCGATCCGAAGCCCGTCGCCGGCGAACTGGCGCCGATTCTCGTCGATGACGAGCACGTCCACCTCAGTTTCAAGGGGATGCGCGACGCGGTGGTCTTCACCAACAAGCGGCTCATCGTGATCAACGTCCAGGGCTTCAGCGGCAAGAAGCGTGACTATTCCTCCCTGCCCTACAGCAGGATTCAGGCGTGGAGCATCGAGACCGCGGGACGGTTCGACCTGGACGCCGAACTGGAATTGTGGTTTTCCGGCCTCGGTAAGGTGCGGCTGGACTTCAAGGGGCACGTCGACATCCGCACCATCGGGAAGCTGATCGGCGACTACGTGCTCTGA
- a CDS encoding alpha/beta hydrolase, with translation MPTITTSDGVEIFYKDWGSGQPIVFSHGWPLSSDDWDTQLLYFLSEGYRVVAHDRRGHGRSAQVAGGHDMDHYADDLKAVIDHLDLRDAIHVGHSTGGGEVVRYLARHGEERAAKAALLCAVPPLMVQTDTNPQGQPKAAFDDLQAQLAANRSEFYRTLAAGPFYGFNRDGVEPSEAVIANWWRQGMMGGAKAHYDGIVAFSQTDFTGDLKRLTLPVLVVHSEDDQIVPYAAAGPKSADLLANGTLTTYVDLPHGLPTTHADVLNPELLAFFQS, from the coding sequence ATGCCCACGATCACGACCAGCGACGGTGTCGAAATCTTCTACAAGGACTGGGGCTCGGGCCAACCCATCGTCTTCAGTCACGGCTGGCCACTGTCATCCGACGACTGGGACACCCAGTTGTTGTACTTCCTGTCCGAGGGTTATCGGGTGGTGGCACATGATCGCCGCGGACACGGGCGCTCGGCCCAGGTCGCCGGCGGGCACGACATGGACCACTACGCCGACGATCTCAAGGCCGTCATCGACCACCTGGATCTACGTGACGCGATCCACGTCGGGCATTCCACCGGCGGGGGAGAAGTGGTCCGTTACCTGGCCCGCCACGGCGAGGAGCGCGCGGCAAAGGCGGCGCTGCTGTGCGCGGTGCCGCCGCTGATGGTCCAGACGGACACCAACCCGCAGGGCCAGCCGAAGGCCGCGTTCGACGACCTGCAGGCCCAGTTGGCGGCGAACCGCTCGGAGTTCTACCGCACGTTGGCAGCCGGGCCGTTCTACGGTTTCAACCGGGACGGCGTAGAACCGTCCGAGGCCGTGATCGCGAACTGGTGGCGGCAGGGCATGATGGGCGGCGCCAAGGCCCACTACGACGGCATCGTGGCGTTCTCCCAGACCGACTTCACTGGGGACCTCAAACGGCTCACCCTGCCCGTACTGGTGGTGCACAGCGAGGACGACCAGATTGTGCCGTACGCCGCGGCGGGGCCGAAGTCGGCGGATCTGCTGGCCAACGGCACCCTGACGACCTACGTCGACCTGCCGCACGGGTTGCCGACCACGCACGCCGACGTGCTCAACCCCGAATTGTTGGCGTTCTTCCAGTCCTGA
- a CDS encoding L,D-transpeptidase: MRAVIRSVLAAVVVAAVLAAPTAEVQTTAIVQPLHSMIESIQPTGDEPVGVAHPVIVTFTGPVANRASAERALRISSTPAMTGKFEWLESNVVQWVPDRYWPSNSTVMLSVGAKNAQFKTGPAVIGVASLSKHTFTVTIDGDPAGPPVRLPAPHHLPHAGEEGVLLASMGREKYPTPVGKYTVLEKNRTVLMDSSSVGVPITETEGYLQEVDHAVRITWRGIFVHSAPWAVNSMGIENTSHGCIGLIPAAAEWYFDHVKIGDPVIVEE, translated from the coding sequence ATGCGAGCAGTCATTCGTTCTGTTCTCGCGGCGGTCGTGGTCGCCGCCGTGTTAGCCGCACCGACGGCTGAAGTCCAAACCACGGCGATCGTCCAACCGCTGCACTCGATGATCGAATCGATCCAGCCGACCGGCGACGAACCCGTCGGCGTGGCCCACCCCGTGATTGTGACGTTCACCGGGCCGGTGGCCAACCGCGCCAGCGCGGAGCGGGCCTTGCGAATCAGCTCCACGCCGGCCATGACGGGCAAGTTCGAGTGGCTGGAAAGTAATGTGGTGCAATGGGTTCCAGACCGCTACTGGCCGTCGAACAGCACGGTGATGCTGTCGGTCGGCGCCAAGAATGCGCAGTTCAAGACCGGCCCCGCCGTCATCGGCGTCGCCAGCCTGTCCAAGCACACGTTCACGGTGACCATCGACGGTGACCCGGCCGGACCGCCGGTCCGCCTGCCCGCGCCTCATCATCTGCCGCACGCGGGCGAGGAGGGCGTGCTGCTGGCCTCCATGGGACGCGAGAAGTATCCGACGCCCGTGGGCAAATACACTGTGCTGGAGAAGAACCGGACGGTGCTGATGGATTCCAGCAGCGTCGGAGTGCCGATCACCGAGACCGAGGGCTACCTGCAGGAGGTCGACCACGCGGTGCGGATCACCTGGCGAGGCATCTTCGTGCACTCGGCGCCGTGGGCGGTCAACTCCATGGGCATCGAGAACACCAGCCACGGTTGCATCGGGCTGATCCCCGCCGCCGCCGAATGGTACTTCGACCACGTCAAGATCGGCGATCCGGTCATCGTGGAGGAATAG